GTGATACCTCCTATTTGCTGATCAGTGGTCTGTTTCGCGTTTCGCCCCGCTGGTCGGTTCGTTCAGACCTGGCGGTCGACGGGACGGGACATCCGGGCGAAGTGGGCGAAGCCACCGGTCGTCCCGGCCCCGGAAACGGTGCGAATCCGGTAGCAGCGGGTGGCCGGAACGACCTCGGTCAGTGCGGCGGCGAGACCCGGGCCGGTGACCTCCGCGGGCAGACGCAGGGCCGCGCCGACGACACGGACGCTCGTCGCGCCGGCCTCCGACCTGACTCGAAGATCACCGAAGCCGTACGCCGAGTGGTGCGCCACGAACGACGGCCAGTCCAGCAGGCGGACGTGGGGATTGGGAGCGGACCCGTCGGGGGTGACCTCGGTCCACTGTGCGTACGTCTCGTCGGCGAAGCCGCGACGCTCGTAGAGGCGACGCGCCCCCGGGTTCCGCACCGACACGTCCAGAGCGAGCTCGGTGCACCCGAGCCGACGGGCCAGGTCGCACCCGTCGTCGAGCAGCAGCCCGCCCCATCCCCGCCCCCGCTGGTCGGCGGCGACCGCGATCCCGTTGAGGAAGAGTCGCCCGCCCAGAACCCGCCAGTCGGCGACCGCACGTACCCCGGACGAGTCGCGGACGCAGCGGAGCATCACCGTTCGAAGGCTGCGGGGCGGGCTGACGGCGGCGGCGAGGTAGGCGGAAAAGTTGGCCGCGTGAACCGGCGTCAAGCCCGCGCACTCGGCGGGTATGGACTGGCGGAGCAGCTCCACGATGCCGTCGAGGTGCGGATCGGTCGGCTCGTCAACGGTGACGATGGCGGTCCGCGTCACCAGGACGGTCACGTCAGCATCCGCTCCCGGTCGAGGTCCAGCATCTGCGCCGACGGGTCCTTGGCGACGCCGGCGCCGGTGAGGACCGTACGGATGGTGCGGGCGATGATCTGCAGCTCCAGCCAGAGCGACCAGTTCGTGACGTAGACGACGTCCAGCTCGAGCCGCTCGTTCCAGGCCAGCCCGTTGCGCCCGTGGATCTGCGCCAGACCGGTGATCCCCGGTGGCACCTCGAACCGCAGTCGCTCGCGGTCGGTGTACCACGGGTCGTAGCGCGGCAGCAGTGGGCGCGGACCGACCAGGCTGAGCTCACCCTTCAGCACGTTGACCAACTGGGGAAGCTCGTCGATGCTCGCCCGCCGCAGCAGCAGACCGATGCCCTTGCATCGCTGTCCGTCCGGCAGGAGCACACCGTCCGCGTCGCGTTCGTCGGTCATCGTCCGCAGCTTGTAGACCGTGAAGGGGCGGCCCGCCCGGCCGGTCCGTTGCTGGCTGAACACGACCGGTTTGCCCAGTCGCAGACGGATCAGGATCGCGGCCACCGCCAGCACCGGGGACAGCAGGACCAGGACGGTCAGGCTGACGACGATGTCGATAAGCCGTTTGATCCGGCGTTGGGTGTCGGCGCTCATGTGACACCCGCCCGGTATGCGGGGAAGTAACCGCTGGACGCCAGGTCCTCGGTCGACCTGCCCAGTTGTTTCGCCCGGGCGGCGACCAACTCCCGGTACCGCTCGGGGGCGATCACCGCCGCGCCCGTCCAGAACGGGGTACGGGCACCCCCGAAGGAGCGCTTGAACTGGAAGAGCCCGTCCTCGGCACGGACGCCGCCACCGAGGTGGACCAGCCGGCACCCCTGCTGCGTGGCCCACTCCAGGATGCTCCAGACCAGCAGGTTGTTGGCGCCGTCGCGGGCGGCCAGCGGATCGGACCCGGCCAGGTGGTAGTGGGCCCGGTCCCGGTGCCGCAGCACGAGGGCGGCGGCCACCACGCTGGCGTCCGGGTCGCGGACCTCGGCGATGCACAGCGCCTTGTCCAGCCCGGCGGCCAGTTGGCGGTAGTAGCGGTCGGGGAACAGATACCAGAGCTGGCTGCCCAGCCGAGCCATGGTGGACTCGTAGAGCCGACGGAACGGGGCGCCGGGCAACAGGTCCTCCTGCTCGACGGGCCGGACGGTGCTGGTCAGGCCCTTGCTGCGGGCCTTGCGGATGGCGGTACGGGACCGCCCCTGCATGCCGTCCCACACCTGATCCGGTCCCTGCGACACGTCGACGGTGACGGTGTCCGCCCGGCGGGTCAACGCGACGGTCCCGAGCCCCCGCACCGCCTCGACCGAGGCGGCATCCAGCGGCGAGAAGCGGAGGAAGAGCGCGACGACAGCGGACTCGCGCCAGTGGGCGACGGCACGGGACCAGAAACGGGCCAGGTCCGCCGGGGTGCACGCGGCGTCGACATGCAGGCCGGAGTAGCCGTACGGGCTGGTGGCGTCGGCGTCGGTGTCGCCTACCGGCCGCAGTACGTGCGGCAGCATCAGCCGGTCGGCCTCGTGGATGGTCTGCCAGTTGCCCGAGTCGGTCTCGGCGGCGGCCCGGCCGTAGCCGGCGGTGAAGTAGACGTCGGGACAGGCGACGTCGAGGGCAGCGTGGGACCCGGGTCCGGTCACCGTGAATCCGTCGCTCACCGGCTGCACAGGAATTCGCCGATGGCCTGACGGACCCGCTCGCCGGCGTGGTCGCTCATCCCGGAGCCGCTGGGCAGGGTGAGGCCGTTGGCGAAGAGCCGCTCCGCGGCTCCGGTGAGCACCGCCTCCGCCCCGGCGTGCACCGGCTG
The nucleotide sequence above comes from Micromonospora luteifusca. Encoded proteins:
- a CDS encoding GNAT family N-acetyltransferase codes for the protein MTGPGSHAALDVACPDVYFTAGYGRAAAETDSGNWQTIHEADRLMLPHVLRPVGDTDADATSPYGYSGLHVDAACTPADLARFWSRAVAHWRESAVVALFLRFSPLDAASVEAVRGLGTVALTRRADTVTVDVSQGPDQVWDGMQGRSRTAIRKARSKGLTSTVRPVEQEDLLPGAPFRRLYESTMARLGSQLWYLFPDRYYRQLAAGLDKALCIAEVRDPDASVVAAALVLRHRDRAHYHLAGSDPLAARDGANNLLVWSILEWATQQGCRLVHLGGGVRAEDGLFQFKRSFGGARTPFWTGAAVIAPERYRELVAARAKQLGRSTEDLASSGYFPAYRAGVT
- a CDS encoding sugar transferase, whose translation is MSADTQRRIKRLIDIVVSLTVLVLLSPVLAVAAILIRLRLGKPVVFSQQRTGRAGRPFTVYKLRTMTDERDADGVLLPDGQRCKGIGLLLRRASIDELPQLVNVLKGELSLVGPRPLLPRYDPWYTDRERLRFEVPPGITGLAQIHGRNGLAWNERLELDVVYVTNWSLWLELQIIARTIRTVLTGAGVAKDPSAQMLDLDRERMLT
- a CDS encoding GNAT family N-acetyltransferase, whose translation is MTVLVTRTAIVTVDEPTDPHLDGIVELLRQSIPAECAGLTPVHAANFSAYLAAAVSPPRSLRTVMLRCVRDSSGVRAVADWRVLGGRLFLNGIAVAADQRGRGWGGLLLDDGCDLARRLGCTELALDVSVRNPGARRLYERRGFADETYAQWTEVTPDGSAPNPHVRLLDWPSFVAHHSAYGFGDLRVRSEAGATSVRVVGAALRLPAEVTGPGLAAALTEVVPATRCYRIRTVSGAGTTGGFAHFARMSRPVDRQV